In Leuconostoc kimchii IMSNU 11154, one genomic interval encodes:
- the walK gene encoding cell wall metabolism sensor histidine kinase WalK, protein MNSNMNFFKSIRFRITLVFVLLMIIALELLGAFFVRQIEQQNLATFQQQITLPKYVTDQITTALKDRDVNAGNHAIQDVLSDLNNTNLQEAQVIDKTGTIRGTLSVSGQQTIGQKTTDLNAQKAIAGEQSFLKSRTINENGERKELVTTTLGVTTDRVRDITGIIIVKASLLPVYQNVNNVMRLFVVAGIIALLVSIMLALFLARTLTQPIAQIDEQTTKIANGDYSMVNHIYGSDELGHLAQSVNELSTRVEESTETVNAERNRLDSVLTHMADGVLAANRRGEITIINQAAANFVGVDREEAIGKNVVDLLRLKGKRTLRDMLENLEDFRIDLSDDSKDILVQAYVSLIKRQSGFISGLVVVLHNITEQQRIDSERRMFVSNVSHELRTPLTSVRSYVDALAEGAINDPDMAQNFLGVVQDETQRMIRMINDLLALSRLDQGTMEVKLEVINLNSLFNFVLNRFDMIIENDAKNADTPNKSYNIQREFTNEDVWVEVDPDKFTQVLDNIMNNAVKYSPDGGTITARLIKTKTRAILSISDQGLGIPRKDLDNIFNRFFRVDKSRSRAQGGTGLGLAISKEVVEKFNGRIWVDSVENKGSTFYISLAYVDDVVIEEEDWDAE, encoded by the coding sequence ATGAACAGTAATATGAACTTTTTTAAATCTATACGTTTCCGCATCACGCTTGTTTTTGTGTTGCTGATGATTATCGCACTCGAACTTTTGGGTGCGTTTTTTGTGCGTCAAATAGAACAACAAAATTTAGCAACGTTTCAGCAGCAAATTACTTTACCAAAATATGTGACTGACCAAATCACAACAGCACTAAAAGATCGAGATGTTAATGCAGGTAACCATGCTATTCAAGATGTGTTGTCTGATTTAAATAATACAAATCTTCAAGAGGCACAGGTTATAGATAAGACAGGAACCATTCGTGGTACTCTATCCGTCTCAGGACAACAAACCATTGGTCAAAAGACAACGGACTTGAACGCACAAAAAGCCATTGCTGGGGAGCAATCTTTTTTAAAGTCACGAACAATTAATGAGAATGGTGAACGTAAGGAGCTTGTGACGACAACGCTTGGTGTCACAACGGATCGTGTTCGAGACATCACAGGCATTATTATTGTGAAGGCGAGTCTGTTACCGGTCTATCAAAATGTTAACAATGTGATGCGACTATTCGTCGTTGCAGGAATCATTGCGTTATTAGTTAGCATTATGTTAGCATTGTTTCTTGCTCGTACGTTGACACAACCTATCGCACAAATTGACGAACAAACGACTAAAATTGCGAATGGTGATTATTCTATGGTTAACCATATTTATGGATCGGATGAACTTGGTCATTTGGCGCAATCGGTTAATGAGTTGTCAACACGCGTTGAAGAGTCAACAGAGACAGTTAATGCTGAACGTAACCGTTTAGATTCAGTTTTGACGCATATGGCAGATGGTGTTTTAGCTGCTAATCGTCGCGGTGAGATAACAATTATTAATCAAGCTGCAGCAAATTTTGTTGGTGTTGATCGGGAAGAAGCAATTGGTAAAAATGTCGTCGATCTATTAAGGTTAAAAGGCAAACGTACATTACGCGATATGTTAGAGAATCTTGAAGATTTTCGCATTGATCTCTCTGATGATAGTAAAGATATACTAGTACAAGCATATGTTTCACTCATTAAACGCCAGTCAGGTTTTATTTCTGGTTTAGTCGTTGTTTTACATAATATTACTGAACAGCAACGCATTGATTCAGAGCGGCGTATGTTTGTTTCTAACGTATCACATGAATTACGAACACCGTTAACTTCAGTAAGATCATATGTTGATGCTTTGGCAGAGGGTGCCATTAATGATCCTGACATGGCTCAAAATTTTTTGGGTGTTGTACAAGATGAGACACAGCGGATGATCCGTATGATTAATGACTTATTGGCATTATCACGATTAGATCAAGGAACTATGGAAGTGAAGTTAGAAGTCATTAACTTGAACAGTCTGTTTAATTTCGTCTTAAATCGATTTGATATGATCATTGAAAACGATGCAAAAAACGCAGATACACCGAACAAAAGTTATAATATTCAACGTGAATTTACAAACGAAGATGTTTGGGTCGAAGTTGATCCAGATAAGTTTACCCAAGTGTTAGATAATATTATGAATAATGCGGTGAAATATTCACCCGATGGTGGTACGATAACTGCACGATTAATTAAAACAAAAACACGGGCTATTTTAAGTATTTCTGATCAAGGGTTAGGTATACCACGTAAAGACTTAGATAATATTTTTAATCGCTTTTTCCGTGTTGATAAGTCACGTTCACGTGCGCAAGGTGGGACAGGATTAGGATTGGCAATTTCTAAAGAAGTGGTTGAAAAGTTTAATGGGCGTATTTGGGTTGATTCCGTAGAAAATAAAGGCTCAACATTTTATATATCGTTAGCCTATGTTGATGATGTTGTCATTGAGGAGGAAGATTGGGATGCGGAATAG
- the tpx gene encoding thiol peroxidase — protein MNVLLSGEVTELVGEPLKVGETLPHFKLEDERGDKVKTADLVGKLTLISVVPDLNTGTCSLQTRHFNQSVDQFSNVQFLTISTNSVAEQRDWCAAEGVHNLRMLSDEQESFGYATKLYVPAQGFDARAVYIVDEQGVVRYAQIVPEISEEPNYEEALTALKSFLTA, from the coding sequence ATGAATGTATTATTATCAGGAGAAGTAACAGAATTAGTTGGAGAACCCTTAAAGGTTGGTGAAACGTTACCACATTTCAAGTTAGAGGATGAGCGTGGTGATAAAGTTAAGACCGCTGATTTAGTTGGTAAACTCACTTTGATCTCTGTTGTGCCAGATCTAAATACCGGTACTTGCTCATTGCAAACACGTCACTTTAATCAATCAGTTGATCAATTTAGTAATGTGCAATTTTTGACTATTTCGACGAACTCTGTTGCAGAACAACGTGACTGGTGTGCAGCTGAAGGGGTACACAATTTGCGTATGCTATCAGATGAGCAAGAATCATTTGGTTATGCTACAAAGCTTTATGTACCAGCACAAGGATTCGATGCACGTGCTGTTTATATTGTTGATGAACAAGGTGTCGTCCGTTATGCACAAATTGTCCCTGAAATATCGGAAGAACCTAATTACGAAGAGGCATTGACGGCATTAAAGTCATTTTTGACAGCATAG
- a CDS encoding MFS transporter: MSDFLKLDRNIQLRMVIMFITIAIGSSVGPNMTIYYVSYFGAGITGMLLVFVQIAGFIAGLYGGHLADVWGRKRVMLSGIGSMAIGYTIAAAMNSPIYINPYVTFFGFLLATVGMSFASPAEEAMMIDVSTLQNRKFIYAMMYWVVNLSVMIGAALGGWFFKTARFELLIGTAVGAIISLLIVLIWITETFQKKERQNKGQSVWDVLKSYRTVFSDKRYLRFMIAGIGATVIFSSPDYYLAAHLAQTFHSVTVLGIPIFGQRMLSVITIVNTFMIVLLMGTMTKLFAKWSNLKANFVGIAIQGGSFALMFLLTDFWPLLIVAIILTMGEMIVTPANQSLRAEMMNPNKIGAYSGFSAATRPVGYILSSGIVSISVFIGNIGAAVLLLVATAVSMWFTYLAVVMLRENRTM, from the coding sequence ATGTCTGATTTTTTAAAATTAGATCGTAATATTCAATTAAGAATGGTAATCATGTTTATTACAATTGCTATTGGATCATCTGTTGGTCCTAATATGACAATCTACTATGTTTCTTACTTTGGTGCTGGTATCACGGGTATGTTGTTAGTTTTTGTCCAAATAGCAGGGTTTATAGCAGGATTATATGGTGGTCATCTGGCTGACGTGTGGGGCCGTAAACGTGTGATGTTAAGTGGTATTGGTTCAATGGCTATTGGCTATACGATTGCAGCAGCTATGAATTCACCAATTTATATTAATCCATACGTGACTTTTTTTGGATTCTTACTGGCCACTGTTGGCATGAGTTTCGCTTCACCCGCAGAAGAAGCGATGATGATTGATGTTTCAACATTACAAAATCGTAAATTCATCTATGCGATGATGTATTGGGTTGTTAACCTTTCTGTTATGATTGGTGCTGCGTTGGGTGGGTGGTTTTTTAAAACAGCACGATTTGAGTTATTAATTGGGACAGCAGTTGGTGCAATTATAAGTTTACTTATTGTTTTGATTTGGATTACTGAAACATTCCAGAAAAAAGAACGACAAAACAAGGGACAATCGGTGTGGGATGTATTAAAAAGTTATCGGACAGTATTTTCAGATAAACGCTATTTAAGGTTTATGATAGCAGGAATTGGTGCTACTGTTATTTTTTCATCACCAGATTATTATTTAGCAGCTCATTTGGCACAGACATTTCATAGTGTCACTGTGCTAGGCATACCGATTTTTGGGCAACGGATGTTGTCAGTCATTACTATTGTAAATACTTTCATGATCGTGCTATTGATGGGAACCATGACAAAATTGTTTGCAAAATGGTCAAATCTCAAAGCTAATTTTGTGGGCATTGCCATACAAGGCGGTAGCTTTGCGTTGATGTTTTTACTCACTGATTTTTGGCCGCTGTTGATAGTGGCAATTATTTTAACAATGGGTGAAATGATTGTGACGCCAGCTAATCAATCATTACGAGCTGAGATGATGAATCCAAATAAAATTGGTGCGTATAGTGGCTTTAGTGCAGCAACGAGACCAGTTGGCTATATTTTATCGTCAGGCATTGTTAGCATATCAGTTTTCATCGGTAACATTGGTGCAGCAGTATTGTTACTTGTGGCTACAGCCGTGAGTATGTGGTTTACGTATCTGGCTGTTGTGATGCTTCGTGAGAACAGAACAATGTAG
- a CDS encoding NUDIX hydrolase: MLKKDERADKLDEVWDIYDENRQLTGRKHLRGRKLGIGEYHLVVNALIFNVDGQILMQQRSFNKMSYPGIWTTATGGSALTGENSQQAIIRELSEELSLSVTPNQLQFVNSIQYTDWIEDWFVVSTDISIRQLVYQRSEIEAIRWTTLKEAIKINNYNGVNDSTLLTKARALLFNNDKTNSYT, translated from the coding sequence TTGTTAAAAAAGGATGAACGTGCAGATAAATTAGATGAGGTGTGGGATATTTATGATGAAAATAGGCAACTAACAGGGCGTAAACATTTACGAGGGAGAAAACTTGGCATTGGTGAGTATCATTTGGTAGTCAATGCATTAATATTTAATGTTGATGGTCAAATATTAATGCAACAACGATCATTTAATAAAATGAGCTATCCAGGTATATGGACAACGGCTACAGGTGGTTCTGCCCTGACTGGTGAAAATAGTCAACAAGCGATTATTCGTGAATTATCAGAAGAATTGTCTTTATCCGTGACGCCGAATCAGTTACAATTTGTCAACTCAATTCAGTATACAGATTGGATTGAAGATTGGTTTGTTGTGTCTACTGATATATCAATAAGACAGTTAGTTTACCAACGTTCAGAAATTGAAGCGATACGCTGGACGACTTTAAAGGAAGCAATAAAAATAAATAATTATAATGGTGTAAATGACAGTACCTTGTTAACTAAAGCGCGAGCATTACTTTTTAATAACGATAAAACAAATAGTTATACATGA
- a CDS encoding SDR family NAD(P)-dependent oxidoreductase, translating to MKNIVITGGTSGVGLSIAEALSIDNYVIIIGRHKEKGEASARRLGKSVTFIQADLSMPHDVNRLQNHLKETIDKIDVLILSAGVFPNNGRENITQNLMSHYNVAMKVAPLLQSGKLLLVSGNPKAVNMVPICEKQTNYLERAAWVVTHKTLLMIYLSEKLKIYHIKVNSFFPGDVQSNLMPYTRNLTNKEVPVARHLVFEPSVNQKSGAFFDSHGHEVQLNERKYNFVAAESVLSAYINTTY from the coding sequence ATGAAAAATATTGTTATAACAGGTGGTACATCAGGTGTAGGGCTGTCAATTGCTGAGGCATTGAGTATTGATAACTACGTCATTATTATCGGTAGGCACAAAGAAAAGGGGGAAGCAAGTGCAAGAAGATTAGGAAAAAGTGTTACTTTTATACAAGCAGATCTATCTATGCCTCATGATGTTAACAGACTACAAAATCATTTAAAAGAGACAATTGATAAAATTGATGTTCTGATTTTAAGTGCGGGTGTTTTTCCTAATAACGGCAGGGAAAATATAACGCAAAATTTAATGAGTCATTACAATGTTGCTATGAAAGTAGCGCCCTTGTTGCAATCTGGCAAATTATTGCTGGTTTCGGGTAATCCAAAGGCGGTTAACATGGTACCAATATGTGAGAAACAAACCAATTATTTGGAACGGGCTGCGTGGGTGGTAACTCATAAAACATTATTAATGATTTACTTATCAGAAAAACTAAAAATTTATCATATTAAGGTTAATAGTTTTTTTCCAGGTGATGTACAAAGTAATTTGATGCCGTATACGAGAAATCTAACGAATAAAGAAGTACCCGTTGCAAGGCATCTGGTGTTCGAACCGTCTGTGAATCAAAAAAGTGGCGCATTTTTTGATTCACATGGGCATGAGGTACAACTTAATGAACGAAAGTATAATTTTGTGGCAGCTGAAAGTGTTTTATCCGCATATATTAATACAACATACTAA
- a CDS encoding phosphoketolase family protein, producing the protein MVDFNSKEYLGLVDKWWRATNYLSAGMIFLKSNPLFSVTNTPIEAEDVKVKPIGHWGTISGQTFLYAHANRLINKYDLNMFYIGGPGHGGQVMVTNAYLDGEYTEDYPEITQDLEGMSRLFKRFSFPGGIGSHMTAQTPGSLHEGGELGYSLSHAFGAVLDNPEQIAFAVVGDGEAETGPSMTSWHSTKFLSAKNDGAVLPILDLNGFKISNPTIFSRMSDEEITKFFEGLGYSPRFIENDDIHDYAAYHELAAKVLDQAIEDIQAIQKDARENGKYEDGTIPAWPVIIARLPKGWGGPTHDAKGNPIEDSFRAHQVPLPLEQHDLSTLDQFEAWMNSYKPEELFNADGSLKDELKAIAPKGDKRMSANPIANGGRRRGEEATDLTLPDWRQFTNDITNENRGHEFATVTQNMDMTTLSNYLEEVMKLNPTSFRVFGPDETMSNRLWSLFNTTNRQWMEEVKEPNDQYVGPEGRIIDSQLSEHQAEGWLEGYTLTGRVGIFASYESFLRVVDTMVTQHFKWLRHASEQAWRNDYPSLNLIATSTAFQQDHNGYTHQDPGMLTHLAEKKSNFIREYLPADGNSLLAVQDRAFSERHKVNLIIASKQPRQQWFTADEADVLANEGLKIIDWASTAPSGDVDITFASAGTEPTIETLAALWLVNQAFPEVKFRYVNVVELLRLQKKSEPNMNDERELSDDEFNKYFQAEKPVIFGFHAYENLVESFFFERKFKGDVYVHGYREDGDITTTYDMRVYSHLDRFHQAKEAVEILSANGTIDQAAADTFIEKMDATLAKHFEVTRNEGRDIAEFTDWNWSPLK; encoded by the coding sequence ATGGTAGATTTTAATTCAAAAGAGTACTTGGGACTCGTTGATAAGTGGTGGCGTGCTACCAACTATTTGTCAGCAGGGATGATCTTCTTGAAGAGCAACCCTTTGTTCTCAGTTACTAACACACCAATTGAAGCTGAAGACGTTAAAGTTAAGCCAATTGGTCACTGGGGAACAATTTCAGGACAAACATTCTTGTATGCTCATGCGAATCGTTTGATCAACAAGTATGATTTGAACATGTTCTATATTGGTGGTCCTGGGCATGGTGGCCAAGTTATGGTTACTAACGCCTACTTAGACGGTGAATATACTGAGGATTATCCAGAAATCACACAAGATTTAGAAGGTATGAGTCGTTTGTTCAAGCGTTTCTCATTCCCTGGTGGAATCGGATCGCACATGACTGCCCAAACACCTGGTTCATTGCATGAAGGTGGTGAATTAGGTTATTCATTATCACACGCATTCGGTGCCGTTTTGGACAACCCAGAACAAATCGCATTTGCTGTTGTTGGTGATGGAGAAGCCGAAACTGGTCCATCAATGACTTCATGGCATTCAACAAAGTTCTTATCAGCTAAAAATGATGGTGCTGTATTGCCAATTTTGGATTTGAATGGTTTCAAGATTTCAAACCCAACAATCTTTTCACGTATGAGTGATGAAGAAATCACAAAGTTCTTTGAAGGTTTGGGTTATTCACCTCGCTTTATTGAAAATGATGACATTCATGATTATGCGGCTTACCACGAATTAGCAGCTAAAGTGTTGGATCAAGCAATCGAAGACATTCAAGCAATTCAAAAGGATGCACGTGAAAACGGTAAGTACGAGGATGGTACTATCCCTGCATGGCCTGTGATTATTGCACGTTTGCCAAAGGGTTGGGGTGGTCCAACACACGATGCCAAGGGTAATCCAATTGAAGATTCATTCCGTGCTCACCAAGTGCCATTGCCTTTGGAACAACATGATTTGTCAACTTTGGATCAATTTGAAGCATGGATGAATTCATATAAGCCTGAGGAATTATTCAATGCTGATGGTTCATTGAAAGATGAATTAAAGGCAATTGCACCTAAGGGCGACAAGCGTATGTCAGCCAATCCAATTGCTAACGGTGGACGTCGTCGCGGTGAAGAAGCAACTGATTTGACTTTGCCTGATTGGCGCCAATTCACTAATGACATTACTAACGAAAACCGTGGACATGAGTTTGCAACAGTTACTCAAAACATGGATATGACAACCCTTTCAAATTATTTGGAAGAAGTTATGAAGTTGAACCCAACTTCATTCCGTGTGTTTGGTCCTGATGAAACAATGTCAAACCGTTTGTGGAGTCTCTTTAACACAACTAACCGTCAATGGATGGAAGAAGTTAAAGAACCAAACGATCAATATGTTGGTCCTGAAGGCCGTATTATTGATTCGCAATTGTCAGAACATCAAGCAGAAGGTTGGTTAGAAGGTTATACATTGACTGGCCGTGTTGGAATTTTCGCTTCATACGAATCATTCTTGCGCGTGGTCGACACGATGGTAACACAACACTTCAAGTGGTTGCGTCATGCGTCAGAACAAGCATGGCGTAATGATTATCCATCATTGAACTTGATTGCAACGTCAACTGCGTTCCAACAAGATCATAATGGTTATACACACCAAGATCCAGGTATGTTGACACATTTGGCCGAGAAGAAGTCTAACTTTATTCGTGAATACCTACCAGCCGATGGGAACTCATTGTTAGCTGTTCAGGATCGCGCATTCTCAGAACGTCACAAGGTTAATTTGATTATTGCTTCAAAGCAACCACGTCAACAATGGTTTACTGCTGATGAAGCTGATGTATTAGCTAACGAAGGTTTGAAGATTATTGACTGGGCTTCTACTGCACCTTCTGGTGATGTTGACATCACGTTTGCATCTGCCGGTACAGAGCCAACAATTGAAACATTAGCTGCCTTGTGGTTGGTTAACCAAGCCTTCCCAGAAGTTAAGTTCCGCTATGTTAACGTTGTTGAATTGTTACGTTTGCAAAAGAAGTCAGAACCTAACATGAACGATGAGCGTGAATTGTCAGATGATGAATTTAACAAGTATTTCCAAGCTGAAAAGCCAGTAATCTTTGGTTTCCATGCCTATGAAAACTTGGTAGAATCATTCTTCTTCGAACGTAAGTTCAAGGGTGATGTCTATGTCCATGGTTATCGTGAAGATGGTGATATCACAACAACATACGACATGCGTGTTTATTCACACTTGGATCGTTTCCATCAAGCTAAGGAAGCTGTTGAAATTCTGTCAGCTAATGGTACAATCGATCAAGCTGCTGCTGATACATTCATTGAAAAGATGGATGCAACACTTGCAAAGCATTTCGAAGTTACTCGTAATGAGGGACGTGATATTGCAGAATTCACTGATTGGAATTGGTCACCTTTGAAGTAA
- the yycF gene encoding response regulator YycF, with protein MSKILVVDDEKPISDIIKFNLTKEGYEVITAADGQEALTIFNEEKPDLVLLDQMLPEIDGVEVLRQIRSKSETPVIMVTAKDSEIDKVLGLEMGADDYVTKPFSNRELVARVKANLRSRKAVAQAQNADDSVANTEDIELGDLTIHPQAYMVSKSGQDIELTHREFELLYYLAQHISQVMTREHLLQQVWGYDYFGDVRTVDVTVRRLREKIEDNPSHPNWLATRRGVGYYLRPDAE; from the coding sequence ATGAGTAAAATTTTGGTTGTGGATGATGAGAAGCCAATCTCAGATATCATTAAATTTAATTTAACAAAAGAAGGCTATGAAGTTATCACGGCAGCCGATGGTCAGGAAGCGTTGACAATTTTTAACGAAGAAAAGCCGGATCTTGTTTTGCTTGATCAAATGTTGCCTGAAATTGATGGTGTTGAGGTATTACGGCAAATTCGTTCCAAATCAGAAACGCCAGTCATTATGGTAACAGCTAAGGATTCTGAAATTGATAAAGTTTTGGGATTAGAAATGGGTGCCGATGATTATGTGACTAAACCATTTTCTAACCGAGAATTGGTAGCGCGAGTGAAGGCTAATTTGCGTAGCCGTAAAGCTGTAGCGCAGGCACAAAACGCTGATGATTCGGTGGCAAACACAGAAGATATAGAGTTAGGGGATTTGACAATTCATCCTCAAGCTTATATGGTATCTAAGTCAGGACAAGATATTGAACTGACGCATCGTGAATTTGAGCTATTATATTACTTAGCACAACATATTAGCCAAGTTATGACACGTGAGCATTTATTGCAACAAGTCTGGGGATATGATTATTTTGGTGATGTCCGAACAGTAGATGTTACAGTAAGACGTTTACGTGAAAAAATTGAAGATAATCCAAGCCATCCTAATTGGTTGGCAACACGTCGTGGTGTTGGCTATTATTTACGCCCAGATGCGGAGTAA
- a CDS encoding Cof-type HAD-IIB family hydrolase codes for MSKIKIVSIDIDGTLLNDQREITQEVKSSIQQALENDVKIVITTGRPLPGVRDILSELGIQGSDQYVITYNGGLVQTADGEKTLFRQPLGVKAFQEVNNFMRTQDTYVQVETHDAAYTTNHRIHPWASFENSLVNLPLFVLDTENELEKVEFIKAIANAESSELDKVQAAIPNEISNHVNVIRSTANNLEFIDRQASKGNALLALADVLDIEHVQTMAIGDQANDYSMIEQAGVGVAMGNAIPELKAIADYETATNNHSGVAQAIKTFVLD; via the coding sequence ATGTCAAAAATTAAAATTGTTTCCATTGATATTGACGGTACACTACTTAATGATCAACGAGAAATTACCCAAGAAGTGAAATCAAGTATTCAGCAAGCCTTGGAAAACGATGTTAAAATAGTGATTACAACTGGGAGACCTTTACCAGGTGTTCGTGATATTTTATCTGAATTGGGCATTCAAGGTAGTGATCAGTATGTCATCACCTATAATGGTGGTTTGGTTCAAACGGCAGATGGCGAAAAAACATTATTTCGACAACCATTGGGTGTTAAGGCGTTTCAAGAGGTTAACAATTTTATGCGAACGCAAGATACTTACGTACAAGTTGAGACGCACGATGCTGCCTATACGACAAACCATAGAATCCATCCTTGGGCAAGTTTTGAAAATAGCCTAGTGAATTTGCCATTATTTGTTTTGGATACAGAAAACGAGCTAGAGAAGGTTGAATTCATTAAGGCAATTGCTAATGCTGAAAGTAGCGAGTTGGACAAAGTACAAGCGGCAATACCAAATGAAATTTCAAATCATGTTAATGTGATTCGATCGACGGCTAATAACTTAGAATTTATTGACCGCCAAGCTTCTAAAGGAAATGCTTTGCTTGCTTTGGCAGATGTTTTAGACATCGAACACGTACAAACGATGGCTATTGGTGATCAAGCAAATGATTATTCAATGATAGAGCAAGCTGGTGTCGGCGTGGCAATGGGGAATGCAATCCCAGAATTAAAAGCTATTGCTGATTATGAAACAGCTACCAATAATCATTCAGGTGTGGCGCAAGCCATCAAGACTTTTGTGTTGGATTAA
- a CDS encoding ribose-phosphate diphosphokinase, which translates to MPEPKLKLFSLSSNEPLAKKIAESVGVPLSEISVKRFADGEVQINIEESIRGDNVFVIQSTSAPVNDNLMELLIMIDALRRASANQINVVLPYYGYARQDRKARSREPITAKLVANMLERAGTTRVLALDLHAAQIQGFFDIPMDHLQAAPLLADYLIESGIADKHNSVIVSPDHGGMTRARNLNNMLSLESPVAVIDKRRPKPNVAEIGSIVGDVQGKTAIMIDDMIDTAGTITQGAELIMAHGAKEVYVVASHAVFSGPAVERLQNSVFTKVILTDSINLPEDKKFDKLEIVSVGELIGEAIRRISNNEAISSLFKSRFHRRSH; encoded by the coding sequence ATGCCAGAACCTAAATTGAAACTTTTTTCATTAAGCTCAAATGAGCCACTTGCAAAAAAAATTGCTGAATCAGTTGGCGTGCCTTTGAGCGAGATATCTGTCAAGCGATTTGCTGATGGTGAAGTACAGATTAACATTGAAGAGAGTATTCGTGGCGATAACGTTTTCGTTATCCAATCGACTTCTGCTCCTGTCAATGATAACTTGATGGAGCTGTTGATTATGATTGATGCGTTGCGTCGTGCATCTGCCAATCAAATTAACGTCGTCTTGCCATATTATGGCTACGCACGTCAAGACCGCAAGGCGCGATCACGTGAGCCGATCACAGCAAAGCTTGTTGCCAATATGTTGGAACGCGCAGGAACAACTCGTGTTTTGGCACTAGATTTGCATGCTGCGCAAATTCAAGGTTTCTTTGATATTCCAATGGACCATCTGCAAGCTGCGCCATTGCTGGCTGACTATTTGATCGAGTCGGGTATTGCGGATAAGCATAACTCAGTTATTGTTTCCCCAGATCATGGTGGTATGACTCGCGCACGTAATTTAAATAATATGCTATCATTGGAGTCACCTGTTGCTGTTATTGACAAGCGCCGACCAAAACCAAATGTTGCTGAAATTGGTAGTATTGTTGGTGATGTTCAAGGTAAAACAGCGATTATGATTGATGATATGATTGACACTGCTGGGACGATCACGCAAGGTGCTGAATTAATTATGGCTCATGGTGCTAAAGAAGTATATGTTGTTGCCTCGCATGCCGTATTTTCAGGACCTGCTGTTGAGCGCCTGCAAAATTCTGTTTTCACAAAAGTTATTTTGACAGATTCTATTAATTTACCAGAAGACAAAAAATTTGACAAACTTGAGATTGTTTCTGTGGGCGAATTAATTGGTGAGGCTATTCGTCGTATTAGTAATAATGAAGCAATTTCGTCGTTATTCAAGAGTCGTTTCCATCGTCGTTCACATTAA